Below is a genomic region from Flammeovirgaceae bacterium SG7u.111.
GTAACGGCGGTGGTAGTTCGTTCGGGTGCAAGAATAACGATAGGAGCGCTTGGAGCGACCCCATCGCTAAACAAGGGCCGTACCCCGTCGGGGTCGTTTTTTTACGCCCCCGACGCTTTGCCCGCACCCACCTATCATCGTGGGCGTACCAAACCACTACGACGGGTTTGCCAAACAAGGGCAGCAAATAAAAACAAAAAGCAACCATTGAAACGTCCCGTCACCTTTTGGCGGGGCGTTTTTGGCTTTTGGGGCCGGTCGTTGCCCGGTTTCCTATTTGCCCGTCGGGGTTGCTCACCACAACTACCGCCGTTACTTGCCGGCGTCAGAAAGGCTTGTTGGATAAAGGAGCGTTCTTTGGGGTTATAAAGCTTTGCTGCTCTAAAAAGAGTAACGGCGGTAGTTCAGGCGCAAGAAAAACGATGGGGGCGCTCCAAGCGACCCCATCGCTCTGCAAGAGCCATACCCGTCGGGGTCGTTTTTTTTACGCCCCCGACGCTTTGCCCATTCCCGCCCATCGTCGTTGGCGTCCCAAACCACTACGACGGGTTTGCCAAACAAGGGCAGCAAGTGTGGATGAAAAATCGATGCCGTCAAGATCCGAGCGAGACTGTTTATGATGCCTTAGCATTACTCGAACCAGAAAAAACTATGCTATATCATTTATCGTTATCACTTCAATTTCCGTGATTTTCTTTAGGGCTTCATCATTAGAAAAGAAATAATCGCATCGGTGGTGGATTGCCGTGGCTAGTTGGATAGCATCTGGTGTTCGCAAACTAGCATACTTTGCCCGAAGTTCTGCCGCCTTAACGGCTATATCCTTATTCATCTCCGCAATAGTTACCCCTTTTGCATCTTCAAAAATACGCTTGTACTTCGCCGCCAGTTTTGTGTCCTTTTCTCTGAGCGGGTGTACCAATACTTCGGTGAGGGTTAAGACTGAAACAATAAACCCAAACGTTTGCTGGGCATGCAACTCAAAAACATTTTTTACTTTCGGATGGAGCGTTGGGTGCTGCTCTATGAAGTAAATAAGTGGGGCTGTATCTAAACCGACTAACTTCCCCTTTAACTCACCGATTACCATTCGTCACGCAATTTATTTACATACTCATCGGGATCGGTGTTTCCCCAACTTTTTTTACCCAGCCCATCCAAATCTAACAAAGTAGATTGCGGTTGGGGGGGAGTTGAGCGAGCCAATTCATTCGCAAGCACATGCAAGAGCTCAACTTTTTCATCGTACCCAAGTGTTGCTACCTCTTGCCTTATTTTATCTATTACCAAAGAAGCCATAACATATATCTTTAAAATGTATGATTAAGATGCACTTGCTAACAAAAATACGAAACATAAAGTGCCTTCCAAATAATTAACTTCCCCGCAGCCCAGTATTGCCAAAAACAACGACCCCGTTACCGGCGTCAAAAAGGATTGTTGGATGGGTGAGCGTTCTTTGGGGCTATAAAGCTTTGCTGCCCTAAAAAGAGTAACGGCGGTAGTTCGGGCGCAAGAATAACGATGGACCCGTTCCAAGCGACCCCATCGCTCAGGATTGGCGCTTCTTGTTGTAGACGCCCTGGTAGGGCGGCTCTACGATATTTCTTTTATCTCGCTTTATGCACCAACCCTAAATACATAGCCTAAATCCAGTATAAAGGATGAATAAATACAAATAAACCCTGTATAAAAACAGTATAAATATGGGCGGTATATCCTGATTTCATCAAAAATACTAGTAAAAAATAGCACTGAGTTACCCTGAAAACAGGTGTTTTGTAGCCTTTGTGGCACAAAAAAGAGCTGCCCCTTTGGATTGGGGCAGCTCTTTTTGAATTTAAGATACAGCTTTACTCCTATAAGTCTTTAAATCTGTTTAATTCAACCTTTTTAAGCGATAGAATATCAATCAAAATTTGAAGCATTTGAGCCCCTTCAGCCATATCGTTGTATATTACTTGGGAATGCCCAAGTAATTCTAATATTTCTTCTCGCTTATACATTCTCTTTAAACCTCCTTTTATGTCAGACCTATTTATATGTGGAGGTGATTGTTGCAAAGCTTTTTCAATAGAATAATGAATTAATTCTTCAATTTTAGTTTCATATATCCTTAACTCCTCTACAGATAAAAAATCAACATTTATATCACTATCCTTAATATACTCAAAGTATAATTTTAGAAATGTCCCAAAAAAGCCTATCAAGTGAAGAATAGCTACTTTTGAGATTGTTAAGTCTGTTTCATAATACGTATTTAATTTTTGGGTTAATTCGAGTTTTGATTTTAAATCTTCATTAATCCTCTCTAGCTCATTAACCCTCGAACCTTTGGTTTCTTCCAAACCCAGTAAAAATTGGGGTGTTACATCG
It encodes:
- a CDS encoding PIN domain-containing protein, whose product is MVIGELKGKLVGLDTAPLIYFIEQHPTLHPKVKNVFELHAQQTFGFIVSVLTLTEVLVHPLREKDTKLAAKYKRIFEDAKGVTIAEMNKDIAVKAAELRAKYASLRTPDAIQLATAIHHRCDYFFSNDEALKKITEIEVITINDIA
- a CDS encoding helix-turn-helix transcriptional regulator, whose protein sequence is MNEVLKKIKSLRLEKGWTIADTAIKLGFASQASYQKIESGKTSITIDKLFQLAELFDVTPQFLLGLEETKGSRVNELERINEDLKSKLELTQKLNTYYETDLTISKVAILHLIGFFGTFLKLYFEYIKDSDINVDFLSVEELRIYETKIEELIHYSIEKALQQSPPHINRSDIKGGLKRMYKREEILELLGHSQVIYNDMAEGAQMLQILIDILSLKKVELNRFKDL